Proteins from a genomic interval of Rhipicephalus microplus isolate Deutch F79 chromosome 6, USDA_Rmic, whole genome shotgun sequence:
- the mIF2 gene encoding mitochondrial translation initiation factor 2 — protein MAASIRVTAVRHLRRFRLPVSSLSDAARALAVGYPDHRGASHGCSLCGSRLFSTSYWRWARKMEKPFVPSKTKPKSPVVKVWKNITLAELAKVVEHPIDDIYEAILLVENASQYDHDNCAIDDIDILFLILKKLGLRGQIVAPPEQQSPKKEFQDAVRRPPPDPSVLVPRAPVITIMGHVDHGKTTLLDSLRNTNVVDQEFGGITQHIGAFTVKLPGKDRITFLDTPGHAAFSAMRERGAMATDIVVLVVAADDGVMEQTVESIRYAREANVPIIVAINKMDKPTADIENAKRGLMVHGIQMDDEGGDTQYVCISALKGTNLDKLTETILTQAELMEIKADPKGPVEGVVIESMTDRHRGKLSTAIVQRGTLRKGAYLVAGLAWAKVRGMFDEWGKPVQSAPPGTPVQVIGWRSLPSAGDVIIEVESEKRAQQVAHWRESQMQAEKDMEEYKAIQQKVQRHLEQYKAELEQRRAMGIRKKRKRLTNREKEYTVDDTPCLPIVVKGDVDGSVEAVLDLLDTYHSHQKCRLDIIHYGVGPVSESDVELAQPFNGIVYAFHVPVLGAAASAAEEGNVHIRSYNVIYHLVDDIKKELGKRLPLLDVDEVHGEAVVQQEFLVSEGRKKIPVAGCKCTKGTLRKNALYKLVRNTEVIHSGPLVSMRHLKNEVESIKKDVECGLMFQDANVRFQHGDVLVCYSIKQVPQETDWDPGF, from the exons ATGGCGGCGTCCATAAGAGTTACTGCCGTAAGGCATCTCCGCAGGTTTCG ATTGCCGGTTTCGAGCCTTAGCGACGCAGCGCGGGCGTTGGCTGTTGGTTATCCTGACCATCGCGGAGCTAGCCATGGGTGTTCGCTCTGCGGATCGCGTTTATTCAGCACTTCTTACTGGCGATgggcgaggaagatggagaaacCGTTT GTTCCATCGAAAACAAAGCCCAAGAGTCCTGTCGTCAAGGTCTGGAAGAATATCACTCTTGCGGAGCTTGCCAAAGTAGTAGAACACCCGATAG ATGACATCTATGAAGCTATCTTGCTGGTTGAGAACGCCAGCCAGTATGACCATGACAATTGTG CAATCGATGATATCGATATTCTCTTCCTGATCCTCAAGAAACTCGGCCTTCGTGGTCAGATCGTGGCTCCTCCTGAACAGCAATCGCCAAAGAAGGAGTTTCAGGATGCAGTCAGAAG GCCGCCTCCCGATCCCAGTGTGCTCGTCCCACGAGCACCAGTCATCACAATCATGGGACATGTTGACCATGGGAAGACCACGCTCTTAGACTCGCTTCGCAATACCAACGTAGTTGACCAGGAGTTTGGTGGCATCACGCAACACATTGGTGCTTTCACTG TGAAGCTTCCTGGCAAAGACCGCATCACATTCCTGGACACGCCCGGGCATGCAGCTTTTTCGGCAATGCGCGAAAGGGGAGCCATGGCTACGGATATCGTCGTCTTGGTTGTTGCAGCGGATGATGGAGTCATGGAGCAAACTGTTGAATCCATTAGATATGCGCGTGAGGCCAATG TGCCAATAATAGTTGCTATAAACAAGATGGACAAGCCTACAGCTGACATT GAAAACGCCAAAAGGGGCCTAATGGTTCATGGAATACAGATGGACGACGAAGGTGGGGACACGCAGTACGTCTGCATCTCGGCACTGAAG GGCACTAACTTGGACAAGCTGACAGAAACTATTCTGACGCAAGCTGAGCTGATGGAGATCAAAGCAGACCCCAAGGGCCCCGTTGAAGGTGTTGTCATCGAATCGATGACCGACCGACACAGAGG GAAGCTGTCCACGGCTATTGTGCAGCGCGGCACATTAAGGAAAGGGGCATACCTAGTCGCTGGGCTGGCGTGGGCAAAG GTTCGTGGAATGTTTGATGAGTGGGGGAAGCCGGTACAGAGTGCACCGCCCGGAACACCAGTTCAAGTGATCGGCTGGCGGTCACTTCCGTCAGCTGGCGACGTCATCATTGAAGTCGAATCGGAG AAACGTGCGCAGCAGGTCGCCCACTGGCGCGAGTCCCAGATGCAAGCAGAGAAGGACATGGAAGAGTACAAAGCTATTCAACAGAAGGTGCAACGGCACTTGGAGCAGTACAAGGCTGAACTCGAGCAACGGCGTGCCATGGGCATCCGGAAAAAGAGAAAGCGCCTCACCAACCGCGAGAAGGAGTACACCGTCGACGACACTCCCTGTCTGCCCATAGTCGTCAAAG GTGATGTTGACGGTTCTGTGGAAGCTGTCCTGGATCTCTTGGATACTTACCACTCGCATCAGAAATGCCGTCTGGACATTATTCACTACGGAGTGGGACCTGTATCGGAGTCTGACGTTGAGTTGGCACAGCCATTCAATG GCATAGTCTACGCCTTTCACGTTCCAGTCTTGGGTGCAGCGGCATCGGCAGCAGAGGAGGGAAATGTCCACATTCGAAGTTACAATGTCATCTACCATCTCGTCGATGACATCAAGAAAGAACTCGGAAAGCGGCTGCCCCTCCTCGACGTGGATGAGGTTCACG GGGAAGCTGTTGTGCAGCAGGAGTTTCTGGTCAGTGAAGGACGGAAGAAGATTCCTGTAGCGGGGTGCAAGTGCACGAAAGGAACACTGCGCAAGAACGCACTTTACAAGTTGGTGCGAAACACTGAAGTAATTCACAGTG GTCCGCTAGTGTCCATGAGGCATCTGAAGAACGAAGTCGAATCTATAAAGAAGGATGTCGAGTGTGGACTCATGTTTCAGGACGCCAACGTCCGGTTTCAGCACGGTGATGTTCTCGTGTGCTACAGCATCAAGCAGGTGCCGCAAGAGACAGACTGGGACCCTGGTTTCTGA